From the genome of Chengkuizengella sediminis:
AATGGAACCATCATCATTTTTGAAACGCTTGGAACGGGTGTAAAAACCCCATCACCTCCAGATTTTTTAAAGAAATATTATGCTGCCTTAGTTAATCAGTATTGTTTTTCTCATCAATCGATTAGACTAGATTATACTTTTGATGATATGCAACAAGCGGAGGAACTTACACGTTTTTTCTTTGGCAGTGATTTATCTAATAGAGTAGTTAAGGAAAATCTCGTTCATTTACCTGAATGTGTTGGGATTTGGTGGTTATAATTTCCCTTCCTCATATAATTTCATGGTGGTTTGGCATTGATACGGTTTAATATTTTTAATAATATGAAATTAAATAAATAGATGCTTACAGCAGACCATCCTTTGTATCTTTCTCACATTCTTAAAGATTGAGAATCTCTTCTCTTTCTCATCGCAATTCGTAAAGGGAATACCAAAATAGATAACAATAACAACAAGTTAATAAATCCAGCTAATGGATATAAAACAGAAACTAGAGTTGAAAACCCAAAGGCTGTTAAGGGAATCATAAATAATAGTATCAGCACAACGAACACCCAAATCGACACTCTAAACTTTTCTTGTAATCTGGCTGTTAACCCATATATTCCTGATGCAGCCGTTGTATAAATAGCTGTCAGAAGAAAAAGTGACATGAAAATGGTCATCATACTAGGGAGGTAATCTAAAATAGCGTACAAAGGAATTTCATATGTGTTGAGATCTACAGGTATCTTTAAAAGGGATTGATTATAAATAAAACAAATGAATCCTAACACCACTCCACTTCCAATACTAGCAATCGTAGCCTCACCTTTGGCTTTCATTTTATTTCCGATAACAGCTAGGACTGCAATGATAGGAAGAATATTAAATGCGGTAAAGGTAAATGCGGACAGCCACTTTTGTTGCAACCCAACGGAATCAATGAACGGTTCATTTAATCGCAGAATAAACAAGGATAATGTAACGATTAATCCAAGGATTAACACAGGAAATATGTAGAAATTAACAATCATTAAACCCTTGAATCCCCACACAAATTGCAGCGCTAGCAGTATTGCAAAAAGGAAAATCCCAACCCAATACGGAACATGAAAACTTTCTAAAACTGCCCCTCCACCTGACGTCATAACCACCGTTGTAGCAAACAAGTAAAATACAATGATCACATCATAAAAAGAGGAGAGCTTTTTCCCAATAAGCTTATGTAAAACAGGTAGAAAGTTCTCTGTTTTTTCTTCAAAACTGATATTCAATACGACATAACAACTGATTGAAAAAATAAATATAAACAAGAGAATCGATAACTCACTTTGTTTACCAAAAAATTGCCACACCTCTTGTCCGGAGGAAAATCCCGCCCCCATCATAACTCCAATAATTAAAGACATCCATTTAAGACCTGATTTCCACATGAAGTTATCCCCTATCTAAAAGATTTAATTTTAACATGTATTCGTTTATGAAACTTCACTCTCTATCTAGATATTAATCCGACTTTACCTTAAATTATTCTATTATCATATAAGATTTCCTTTATATGTTTATGAATAGATTACCAAGCAAAAAGGTTTTAATTGCATTGCATTTGCAACTATTGTTTGCCATAATTAAATTACTATTTAATAGAAAGGGAGATGCAAGATGAACCTGACAGTCACCCCTATAGCTGCAAATCATTTCAAAGATGAGTTTCAATTACAACATGGAGATTATGTGCAATTTTTTGTTAAGTATGGTGGACACAGTGTGATTCAGACTAGCTTTTCTCTTGGTATTTCCCACGATAAACCTGAAAAAATAGGAGCTTCAGTGGAAATAGACAATGTGACCTATTATGTAGAAGAAAGCGACTTATGGTATTTTGAAGACCATCAGTTGCAGGTAGATTTTAATAAACAAAACGAAGAGATTGAATATTACTATGATAAAGAATGAAAACCTTAAGGAGTACACAGCATGACAAATGAAACATCAGATAATCAATTAAAAGATCAACCAAAAAAGAAAGTAAGTTTACAAGAAGCAATTAAACAAAAGCTACAAAATTCCAAACAAGCCCATTCCCAAAACAATGCTGTAAAAAACAGAGGAAATCAAACCCAAAAACTAACAAGTCAACAAACTAAAAAAATAAATAATCAGCGCAAGCGAATGGGTGTATAAGTACCTAGATAACCCCTGCCTCATCACATTGAAGCAGGGGCTGTTCTTTTTCCTTTTTATCATTGATATTTTAGCCGTAAGTTCTTAATTATTCTGGTTTAAGTAAAAGTAAATCAGCATGCTTTCGATATTTAACTGGATCGGTACTAGTCACATGGTACCCTCCTTCTGCCCAATCATCCATCTGATCATGGTAATTTTCACTCATCACATGTCCACTTTGCCCTGGTCCAACTACACTATAACTTTCTGACATGTTTGCCAAATCCATAACTGTTCGCCATGAAGCCCCATGATTTACTTCACCCGTCTCACTTTTCCAGCTAGCTGCTCCTACAGTAATATCACTACCACTAACAGGTAAAGCAGACGAATTAAATAAAAGGTTCAAAGGCTTTATTGCAGCTAGAGGATGGCTAAATAAGATTTGATGATAATCTCCCCATGTCCACTTGTTCATATCCTTACCTTGTAATTCAACAGCTCTATCCACAGACCGTTTTAAAGCTGTTGAAACAACATCTTCTAACCCTCCAGCATCAGTTATCCATGGACCTGGCTTTCCTGTATATGCTTTTCGTATAAGTTCATCAACAACTTGTGATTTTCCTTTAAACAGTTTGAGCATTTCGTCATCTATTTTTTCTTCAAAAAGTACATTTTTTATTTCTTCCATCCAAAAATGGAAAACTAGCGGTTCAGCTAAATCTTTTTCATCTTCAAAATTCCAACCTATCATTTTTTCCATAACTTGTTGATCAATGGAACGTAACTCTTTATTTTTTAAAAGAGAGACAAAAATCGGAACAAATTCTTCAGCGTAGAGGTTTTTAATATCTAATTGAAGCCTCTTCATTTCTTCAATAGAAAATTGATCTTTATTAAGTAATACATCTCGAATTCGCTGTTGTCTATATGGTTGAGCCCAAATATTTGATAGGTGATACGGATAATCATCGGTAACAATCTTATTGTTCGCTGTAGAGATAAATCCCTCTTCTGGATTTACAATCGTAGGGAGTTCCTCCCACGGAATATATCCCTCCCATTCGTACTCCCCTGTCCAACCAGGCACAGGAACAAGACTTTCACCATTTTTTCGAATTGGAATTAAACCATTGGCTCGATAGGCGATGTCCCCATCTTTTGAAGCAAAAACAAAGTTAGACGCAGGCGCATAAAAATAAGTCAAAGCCTCTTTAAATTCTCC
Proteins encoded in this window:
- a CDS encoding HesB/YadR/YfhF family protein, coding for MNLTVTPIAANHFKDEFQLQHGDYVQFFVKYGGHSVIQTSFSLGISHDKPEKIGASVEIDNVTYYVEESDLWYFEDHQLQVDFNKQNEEIEYYYDKE